A genomic region of Thermodesulfobium narugense DSM 14796 contains the following coding sequences:
- a CDS encoding RNA degradosome polyphosphate kinase encodes MIRERIYNINRELSLLEFNKRVLEEAQDPNNKLFERLKFLSIVSSNMDEFFMIRVSSIIDKVLDDFIFQDSSGLTPKELYKKITLKAHTISKDQQKLFLEELIPLLKQNNIHILKINELNSNQLNFVQKYYKNIIYPVLTPMAVDNSRPFPFIQNRTLNIFVLLRANSNYLVKNKNQKIKREDVFAIIQVPSVLDRFIALPSENDNYCFIMLEDIIIHHLSDLFNNQEIIHSSIFRITRDADLTIDEQIAEDILEEIEKSLKRRRYGEVVRLEISRDCPEILEDFLKENFELDEEDVYKIEGPLDYTFLMKFANQENPAFRHLKDKPLPPVKPIDFLVAEEKSIFDLIKEKDILIHTPFESFEKIIEFVRTAAQDPDVLAIKMTLYRVTKNSPIVKALEEAADNGKQVTVVIELKARFDEENNINWAKKLEKAGCHVVYGLAHLKVHSKAILVVRKEEGTIRRYVHLSTGNYNENTAKLYTDVSLFTSNVYFGTDVSNLFNTLTGLSQPSHWYKIGVSPINLREKLVRLIRREAKYKSNGHIIAKMNALVDDEIIEELYNASSKGVKIDLIVRGICCLRPGIKGISENIRVISIVGRFLEHSRIFYFKNDSNEEVYLSSADWMPRNLDRRIETIFPVENEQLKERIKRCLNIMLKDNTKARELREDGTYVRVIQSTQNKIDSQILLYETILKNAELKNKEIKAIKSLEFVPIQNFDDEIAI; translated from the coding sequence TTGATCAGAGAACGAATATACAACATAAATCGTGAACTGTCTCTTCTGGAATTCAACAAGAGAGTTTTAGAGGAGGCACAAGATCCTAATAATAAGCTTTTTGAGAGATTAAAATTCCTTTCCATAGTTAGCTCTAATATGGATGAATTCTTTATGATCAGGGTCAGTTCGATTATAGACAAGGTATTAGATGACTTTATTTTTCAGGACTCATCAGGGCTAACGCCAAAAGAACTTTATAAAAAAATAACTCTAAAGGCACATACGATTTCTAAAGATCAGCAAAAACTCTTTTTAGAAGAGCTTATCCCGCTTTTAAAGCAAAACAATATACACATACTAAAAATTAACGAGCTAAATTCAAATCAGTTAAATTTTGTACAGAAATATTATAAAAACATTATTTATCCCGTTCTTACCCCTATGGCAGTAGACAATTCAAGACCTTTCCCTTTTATCCAAAATAGAACGCTAAATATATTTGTCCTACTGAGAGCTAACTCCAATTATTTGGTAAAAAACAAGAATCAAAAAATAAAGAGAGAAGATGTTTTTGCAATAATCCAAGTTCCCAGCGTCTTAGATAGGTTTATTGCTTTACCATCCGAAAATGATAATTATTGCTTTATAATGTTGGAAGACATTATAATTCATCACTTAAGCGATCTATTTAACAATCAAGAAATAATTCACAGTTCTATTTTCAGAATTACAAGGGATGCAGATTTGACTATTGACGAACAAATTGCTGAAGACATATTAGAAGAGATTGAAAAGTCCTTGAAGAGAAGAAGATACGGTGAAGTAGTAAGACTTGAAATAAGCAGAGATTGCCCAGAAATTTTAGAAGATTTTTTGAAAGAAAATTTCGAGCTTGACGAAGAAGACGTGTACAAGATAGAAGGTCCTTTAGACTATACGTTCTTAATGAAATTTGCCAATCAAGAAAATCCTGCCTTCAGGCACCTCAAAGATAAACCCTTACCACCAGTAAAACCTATTGACTTTTTGGTTGCTGAAGAAAAATCAATATTTGATCTTATTAAAGAAAAAGATATTTTAATACACACGCCTTTTGAAAGTTTTGAAAAAATCATAGAATTTGTCCGCACTGCAGCTCAAGACCCTGACGTTTTAGCAATAAAAATGACTTTATATAGGGTTACCAAAAATTCTCCTATAGTAAAGGCCTTAGAAGAAGCAGCAGATAATGGCAAACAAGTCACAGTAGTAATTGAACTAAAAGCACGCTTTGATGAAGAAAATAACATAAATTGGGCAAAAAAGCTGGAAAAGGCAGGATGTCATGTAGTATACGGACTAGCTCATTTAAAAGTTCATTCGAAAGCTATCCTTGTAGTAAGAAAGGAAGAAGGCACAATAAGAAGATACGTGCACCTTTCGACTGGAAATTACAACGAAAATACTGCAAAGCTATACACAGATGTTAGCCTATTTACTAGTAATGTCTACTTTGGAACTGACGTATCAAATCTTTTTAACACCTTAACAGGTCTTTCGCAGCCAAGTCATTGGTACAAAATAGGCGTATCCCCCATTAATTTAAGAGAAAAGCTAGTTAGATTAATAAGAAGAGAGGCAAAGTACAAATCAAACGGTCATATTATTGCCAAGATGAACGCTCTAGTTGACGACGAAATTATAGAAGAATTATACAATGCCTCCTCAAAAGGGGTTAAAATAGACCTTATTGTAAGGGGAATATGTTGTTTGAGACCTGGTATTAAAGGCATTAGTGAAAATATAAGGGTAATCAGCATAGTGGGAAGGTTTTTAGAACACAGCAGAATATTTTACTTTAAAAACGATTCAAACGAAGAGGTATATCTTTCCAGCGCTGATTGGATGCCCAGAAATCTTGATAGAAGAATTGAAACAATATTTCCTGTTGAAAACGAGCAATTGAAAGAGCGAATAAAAAGATGTTTAAATATTATGCTTAAAGATAATACAAAAGCCAGAGAGCTTAGGGAAGATGGGACGTATGTAAGAGTTATACAAAGCACACAGAATAAAATTGACAGTCAGATACTTTTGTACGAAACCATATTAAAGAACGCTGAATTAAAAAATAAGGAGATAAAGGCAATAAAAAGTCTTGAATTCGTCCCAATTCAGAATTTTGATGACGAGATAGCTATATAA
- the radA gene encoding DNA repair protein RadA — MYQRGAAIANKNKDNFICIECGYESAVWRGQCPNCGSWNSFQSKRDILEKKDILDLENLTYVEEERLLFDLRDLNDIFGGGVVKGSVTLLSGEPGIGKSTLALQMADQIASKYQDVLYISSEESASQVASRAKRLKLNEKKIKIISCSDLNKILKTLKNHNFSMIIIDSIQMLYDSEDSSTIGSLSQIKQCASKINLFSKESNIPFLLIGHITKEGSIAGPKFIEHLVDSVLFFHGDRSSAIRTLRSLKNRFGSTNELVIFEMKEEGLIKPKNISQLILQSSDLSGTTFCITIEGSRPLLVQVESLVNQSFKTSPTRLSHGINFNHFMLIIAILEKHLNMKLYDKDIYLNITGGINTEDRGIDLAIAASLISSYYDIIIPKSTIFIGECSLSGEIRTVYQIEKRLNEAAKLGIENAFVSDEGMNFKNINLYIIKKLKDLKDWIKKWKIQYSKEKIG, encoded by the coding sequence TTGTATCAACGAGGAGCAGCAATAGCAAATAAAAATAAAGACAATTTTATATGTATAGAGTGTGGATATGAAAGCGCTGTCTGGAGAGGACAGTGTCCAAATTGTGGTTCCTGGAACAGTTTCCAAAGCAAAAGAGACATTTTAGAAAAAAAGGATATTTTAGATCTAGAAAATTTAACTTATGTTGAAGAAGAAAGGCTACTCTTTGATCTTAGAGACCTAAATGACATTTTTGGTGGCGGAGTCGTAAAAGGCTCCGTTACCTTGCTTTCTGGGGAACCAGGCATAGGGAAATCCACATTAGCGCTTCAAATGGCAGACCAAATAGCCAGCAAATATCAGGACGTGTTATATATATCCAGTGAAGAATCTGCAAGCCAGGTCGCATCAAGGGCAAAAAGGTTAAAACTCAACGAAAAAAAGATCAAAATCATATCGTGCTCAGATCTAAACAAAATCCTTAAAACTCTAAAAAATCACAATTTTTCTATGATTATAATAGACTCAATACAAATGCTTTACGATTCTGAAGACAGCTCTACCATAGGCTCTCTGTCACAGATAAAGCAATGCGCATCAAAGATAAATCTATTTTCCAAAGAGTCAAATATCCCCTTTCTATTAATTGGTCACATAACTAAAGAAGGATCAATTGCTGGGCCAAAATTCATAGAGCACCTGGTTGATAGCGTCCTATTTTTTCATGGGGATAGATCGAGTGCAATTAGGACTCTCAGATCGCTTAAGAATCGTTTCGGATCTACCAATGAATTGGTTATCTTCGAGATGAAAGAAGAGGGCTTAATAAAACCGAAAAATATATCACAGCTAATTTTACAAAGTAGCGATTTGTCTGGTACAACTTTTTGTATTACCATCGAGGGCTCAAGGCCTCTTCTGGTACAAGTTGAATCCCTGGTCAATCAGTCCTTCAAAACTAGCCCTACTAGACTTTCTCATGGAATCAATTTCAATCATTTTATGCTCATAATTGCAATATTGGAAAAGCACTTGAATATGAAATTGTATGATAAAGACATTTATTTGAACATTACAGGAGGCATAAATACTGAAGATAGAGGTATTGACCTAGCAATTGCAGCTTCTTTAATTTCGTCTTATTATGATATCATAATACCAAAGAGCACTATTTTTATAGGCGAGTGCTCTTTATCTGGAGAAATTAGAACTGTTTATCAAATTGAAAAACGGCTTAATGAAGCAGCAAAACTTGGTATAGAAAATGCATTTGTCAGTGATGAAGGAATGAATTTTAAGAATATTAATCTATACATTATAAAAAAACTAAAAGACTTAAAAGATTGGATAAAAAAATGGAAAATTCAGTATTCAAAAGAAAAGATTGGATAA
- the disA gene encoding DNA integrity scanning diadenylate cyclase DisA translates to MDKKMENSVFKRKDWIKSLKLISPGNPLRDGVDLILDARGGALIVVGNPEKTLPITVGGFPLDIEFTPARLFELSKMDGAIILNADAKTILRANALLIPNPNIPTVNTGSRHQAAERFAKQTGELIIAISERRGVVTLYKGDLTYPLKSSASIMSRANQALTTLDSYKQVFNRSLEHLSVLEFTDSVTASDIANIITRAEMLKFIEEEIDTYIIQLGKDGLLTKWQLLELMSGVEEIEVLILKDYLSEEKLADIPKLLETLKQLKSEQDILDQFVVMKHLGFNNPDQPLIPRGYRVLDNIPRLPSPIVEKIVGNYKNLNKLLGAKEEELDKIEGVGKIRAHQIVNCLMRMKEITKTFSSRNINKIL, encoded by the coding sequence TTGGATAAAAAAATGGAAAATTCAGTATTCAAAAGAAAAGATTGGATAAAATCCTTAAAATTAATATCACCTGGAAACCCGCTTAGAGACGGCGTTGACCTAATTTTAGACGCAAGAGGCGGGGCACTTATTGTTGTGGGAAATCCCGAAAAAACGCTTCCCATTACAGTAGGAGGATTCCCACTTGACATAGAATTTACTCCTGCCAGACTGTTTGAACTATCAAAGATGGACGGAGCAATAATATTAAATGCTGATGCAAAAACAATTCTAAGAGCAAACGCGCTATTAATCCCCAATCCAAATATACCCACCGTAAACACGGGTTCAAGACACCAAGCCGCTGAAAGATTTGCAAAACAAACTGGAGAATTGATAATAGCAATTTCAGAAAGGAGAGGCGTAGTAACGCTTTATAAGGGAGATCTAACCTATCCGTTGAAAAGCAGCGCGTCCATTATGAGTCGAGCCAATCAAGCGCTGACTACTCTTGATAGTTATAAACAGGTATTTAATAGATCTCTTGAACATTTATCTGTATTAGAGTTCACAGACAGTGTTACTGCATCGGATATTGCAAATATTATTACAAGAGCTGAGATGCTGAAGTTCATAGAGGAAGAAATAGACACATACATCATCCAACTTGGTAAGGACGGTCTTCTAACAAAGTGGCAGTTATTAGAACTTATGTCTGGAGTAGAAGAGATCGAAGTTTTAATCTTAAAAGACTATCTTAGCGAAGAGAAGTTAGCAGATATACCAAAATTGCTCGAAACCTTGAAACAGCTCAAATCAGAACAAGACATATTAGATCAATTTGTCGTTATGAAACACCTTGGATTCAATAATCCCGACCAACCTCTTATACCAAGAGGATACAGGGTGTTAGACAATATACCAAGACTCCCCTCTCCTATAGTAGAAAAGATAGTTGGAAATTATAAAAATCTAAACAAACTTTTGGGAGCCAAAGAAGAGGAATTGGACAAGATTGAAGGAGTTGGGAAAATCAGGGCCCATCAAATTGTAAATTGCCTTATGAGAATGAAAGAAATCACAAAAACATTTTCTTCAAGAAACATAAATAAGATTTTATAA
- a CDS encoding Ppx/GppA phosphatase family protein — translation MGEKLSVIDLGSNSIRLGIIEVNENNSFRIIEEKKEQVRLSEGFNKNNIIQEKPTKRAIQTLKTFKKIIEFYNVKKIIAVATACIRNSKNGKDVLDLIFKETFIPFKTISEREESYYGYLGVLNTVNLKDFILIDTGGASTEITYVLNRKIENFVSLPYGSVNLTDIFPETKEICDTRNIESFLIREFQNVPWLKSLKMSQLPIVGIGGSNRTFAKIHRALHKWFSLKLHHYELTKNEVFQIYSYIASLSSKNRKNIEGLSKQRSDIILAGMAPLKVLFDITDSNNFIVSGNGLKEGIIFSSLHKDFKAFPLIYDDILKASLENIANLYFLDVNHAKKVTEHSLSIFDQLKPLHNFEDKDRKILEIASFLHDIGKYVDPYNHAKHGAYLIQNLPIYGISPKDLVRCSYICLFHENKIKFQQLPNESFITSKQFKDLIKLSMFLRLAEQLETCECFAINSVKIKIKNSDVIFKIISNNQNYDLETEILELSKSAKLFKKLFGKDLRIVREA, via the coding sequence ATGGGAGAAAAACTATCTGTTATAGACCTTGGTTCAAACTCCATAAGACTTGGAATTATAGAGGTTAACGAAAATAATAGTTTTAGAATAATAGAGGAAAAAAAGGAACAAGTAAGGCTCTCTGAAGGCTTTAATAAAAATAATATAATACAGGAAAAACCTACTAAAAGAGCCATTCAAACGCTCAAGACCTTTAAAAAGATAATAGAATTCTATAACGTAAAAAAAATTATTGCAGTAGCTACCGCATGTATAAGAAATTCAAAGAATGGCAAAGACGTTCTGGATCTTATTTTTAAGGAAACCTTTATACCTTTCAAGACTATATCTGAAAGAGAAGAGTCATACTACGGTTATCTTGGAGTTCTAAATACAGTAAACTTGAAAGATTTTATCCTTATAGATACAGGAGGAGCAAGCACAGAAATCACTTACGTTTTAAACAGAAAAATAGAGAATTTCGTTTCACTTCCATATGGAAGCGTAAACCTTACAGACATCTTTCCTGAAACAAAAGAAATTTGCGATACAAGAAATATAGAAAGTTTTCTAATAAGAGAATTCCAAAATGTCCCTTGGCTTAAAAGTCTTAAAATGTCTCAATTACCAATTGTGGGCATAGGCGGATCAAACAGAACTTTTGCAAAAATACACAGGGCTCTTCATAAGTGGTTTTCACTAAAATTGCACCATTACGAACTTACAAAAAATGAAGTTTTTCAGATTTATTCATATATAGCAAGCCTAAGTTCAAAAAATAGAAAAAACATTGAAGGTCTTTCAAAACAACGATCTGACATAATTTTAGCTGGCATGGCACCTCTAAAGGTCCTGTTTGACATTACAGATTCTAATAACTTTATAGTCAGTGGAAACGGCCTTAAGGAAGGGATAATATTTAGCTCACTGCACAAAGACTTCAAAGCTTTTCCTCTAATATATGATGATATTTTAAAGGCCAGTTTAGAAAATATTGCAAACTTGTATTTCTTAGATGTAAATCACGCAAAAAAGGTAACAGAACACAGCCTTTCAATATTCGATCAGTTAAAACCGCTCCACAACTTTGAAGACAAAGACAGAAAAATATTAGAAATTGCTTCCTTCTTACACGACATTGGAAAGTATGTGGATCCATATAACCACGCAAAACATGGCGCCTATCTGATCCAGAATTTACCTATATATGGAATATCACCTAAAGACCTTGTGAGATGTTCATACATCTGTCTCTTTCATGAGAATAAAATAAAATTCCAACAACTTCCCAACGAATCTTTTATAACCAGCAAACAATTCAAGGATTTGATAAAGCTTTCGATGTTTTTAAGACTTGCCGAACAATTAGAAACTTGTGAATGTTTTGCCATAAATTCTGTAAAAATAAAAATAAAAAATAGTGATGTAATTTTTAAGATAATCAGTAACAACCAGAATTACGATTTAGAAACCGAAATATTAGAACTCTCAAAATCTGCAAAGCTATTTAAAAAACTATTTGGCAAAGATCTTAGGATTGTAAGAGAAGCCTAA
- a CDS encoding CYTH and CHAD domain-containing protein, translating into MNTNIEIELKLRCIFPEKIDDIYSLPIFNSLKNDWQRKKIHSIYYDTEENTLLNSGIIFRTRSEDGTWVQTVKVTGNSHGGFSRRKEYNVELQDEKPDLAVLRNSHLKSFIKDTKSKFELMPIFETVFDRSVAIYTYEDRSVLEVAIDVGKIIAKEKTEDFCEVEIELKEGNISCILKLAEELSKSFNFLLEPRSKFCRGMMLANLEPKFELQKERDPDVIAEEGFQNELIEKLQDLILYHNKFVENPENFDNLHDFRVSIRKIRTLLKFGKPLIEQEHLDHWLEEFDRITELTNSLRETDVLIEEWRSFLSTTKQENLKNSTLTIKLLEERQNKLNQIYPFFSEGKFTSLFLGFWYWLLEGAFLVDDSVNLKLKKFVKERLSTWIRKTLKRLKKTDFNNESDLHKLRIASKNLRYALETFSFALKPSTKDMISRLKKIQDILGYIHDTQTFSVYLENLISSSSEPEIHKESGWLLGYRLHSDQSLKSDLEKQWKKFKDQAKLFIE; encoded by the coding sequence ATGAATACAAATATAGAAATTGAGTTAAAGCTAAGATGCATTTTTCCTGAAAAAATAGATGACATATATTCGCTTCCAATATTTAACTCTTTAAAAAACGACTGGCAAAGAAAGAAAATCCATTCAATATATTATGATACTGAAGAAAACACCCTGTTAAATTCAGGAATAATTTTTAGAACAAGATCAGAAGATGGAACCTGGGTTCAGACAGTAAAAGTAACAGGAAACTCCCATGGAGGTTTTTCAAGAAGAAAGGAATACAACGTTGAGCTTCAAGACGAAAAACCAGATCTTGCAGTCCTCAGAAATTCACATTTAAAGAGCTTCATCAAGGATACAAAATCAAAGTTTGAATTAATGCCTATATTTGAGACAGTTTTTGACAGGAGCGTAGCTATTTATACATATGAAGATAGGAGTGTACTTGAGGTAGCAATTGACGTGGGCAAGATTATTGCAAAAGAAAAAACAGAAGATTTTTGTGAAGTGGAAATAGAGCTTAAAGAAGGGAATATATCTTGTATTTTAAAACTTGCAGAAGAGCTTTCAAAATCATTTAATTTCTTGTTAGAGCCAAGGAGTAAATTTTGTAGAGGCATGATGCTTGCAAACCTTGAACCGAAATTCGAACTTCAAAAAGAAAGAGACCCAGATGTAATAGCTGAAGAAGGGTTCCAAAACGAATTGATAGAAAAGCTTCAAGACCTAATCTTATATCACAATAAATTTGTCGAAAACCCTGAAAACTTTGACAATCTTCATGACTTTAGGGTATCCATCAGAAAAATAAGGACACTGTTGAAATTTGGTAAACCTCTAATAGAACAAGAACATCTTGACCATTGGTTGGAAGAATTCGATCGCATTACTGAGCTGACTAATTCTCTTAGAGAAACGGATGTATTAATAGAAGAATGGAGAAGTTTTCTTTCCACAACAAAACAGGAAAATTTGAAAAACTCTACTCTTACCATAAAGCTATTAGAAGAAAGGCAAAATAAGTTAAATCAGATCTATCCATTTTTCTCAGAAGGAAAATTTACCAGTTTATTTTTAGGTTTTTGGTACTGGTTGTTAGAAGGAGCCTTTCTTGTAGACGATTCTGTAAATTTAAAACTGAAAAAATTTGTTAAAGAAAGATTGAGCACATGGATTAGAAAAACTTTAAAAAGATTGAAAAAAACTGACTTTAACAATGAAAGCGATCTACACAAACTAAGAATAGCGTCAAAAAATCTAAGATATGCTCTTGAAACCTTTTCTTTTGCATTAAAGCCCAGCACAAAAGATATGATTTCAAGGTTAAAGAAGATTCAGGACATTTTAGGCTATATTCATGACACCCAAACCTTTTCGGTTTATTTAGAAAACTTGATCTCATCTTCAAGCGAGCCTGAAATACACAAAGAAAGTGGCTGGTTATTGGGTTACAGGCTTCACAGCGATCAAAGCCTTAAAAGCGATCTGGAAAAACAATGGAAAAAGTTCAAAGACCAGGCAAAACTTTTCATCGAGTGA
- a CDS encoding YibE/F family protein, whose protein sequence is MKKTLFIFFFLSFYLSIFFVNNAFSDPQNQSYEEAKIVSISKEVNKENPNIEILKTKIRLLTGVFKDKEFITDYIHQINSPYDLKLSPGENVIVYQQIMPNKEPTFFISDIARCNKYPWLLLAFFLLIFIASGLRGIYLMLGLMCFIFFLWLWLIPALITNLNILFVTIAVLFMGVVIQTVLMCGFSQKALAAIIGTFSGIIIASIFSYHLNNFLNVTGIISEEGLFLKDINLNINFTNLLSSAMLIGSTGAAIKLSTSIVSTAQQYKMLFPTSSWKEIFNSSFNSGRESLPELLQTLYFAYIGCYLPLILLVSIQGPTLSWFRVFSLEVVATEIARSFIAIIVLFVTLPITSFLISRFLSSNIVLNLFLKTIGKILVIKR, encoded by the coding sequence ATGAAAAAAACCTTATTTATTTTCTTTTTTCTGTCTTTTTATCTCTCAATCTTTTTTGTTAACAACGCTTTCTCTGATCCCCAAAATCAATCTTATGAAGAGGCAAAAATAGTTTCTATCTCGAAAGAAGTAAACAAAGAAAATCCCAATATTGAGATCTTAAAAACTAAAATCAGACTGCTAACTGGAGTATTTAAAGATAAAGAATTTATAACCGACTACATCCACCAGATCAACTCTCCGTATGATCTGAAACTCTCACCTGGAGAAAATGTAATAGTTTACCAACAAATAATGCCAAACAAAGAGCCAACTTTTTTCATTTCAGATATAGCAAGGTGCAACAAATATCCATGGCTTCTTTTGGCATTCTTTTTGTTAATTTTTATTGCAAGCGGATTAAGAGGAATATATTTGATGCTGGGCCTTATGTGCTTTATCTTCTTTTTATGGTTATGGCTTATTCCTGCTTTGATAACAAATTTAAATATCCTTTTTGTAACAATTGCAGTTTTGTTTATGGGAGTTGTTATTCAAACAGTTCTAATGTGTGGCTTCTCACAAAAGGCTTTGGCCGCAATTATAGGTACTTTTTCGGGTATTATAATTGCATCAATCTTTTCCTATCATCTTAACAACTTTCTAAACGTTACAGGCATAATAAGCGAGGAGGGATTATTTTTAAAAGATATAAACTTAAATATCAATTTTACAAATCTTTTATCATCTGCAATGCTAATTGGATCTACTGGAGCCGCAATAAAACTGTCGACAAGTATAGTTTCTACAGCGCAACAGTATAAAATGCTCTTTCCTACTTCAAGTTGGAAAGAGATCTTTAACTCTTCTTTTAACTCTGGCAGAGAAAGTCTCCCAGAACTACTTCAAACTCTTTACTTTGCTTATATAGGCTGCTACCTACCCTTAATACTCTTAGTGTCTATACAAGGACCAACTCTTTCATGGTTTAGAGTCTTTAGTCTTGAAGTGGTAGCAACAGAAATTGCAAGATCTTTTATAGCAATAATAGTTCTTTTTGTAACTCTTCCGATTACATCATTTCTTATATCCAGATTTTTATCCTCTAATATTGTCTTAAACCTTTTTCTAAAAACAATTGGTAAAATACTAGTAATAAAAAGATGA
- a CDS encoding carboxypeptidase-like regulatory domain-containing protein produces MKKLISIMMIFVFLSSLFISDVRAFELPFFKKSHKKVEKLTPAQLSDTGFFGFVLSKETFDPIPNATIKFDNEEIFSSDRGFFTVQGIKPGKYKLYVSAPGYKPLKRTIEVKAGTYNQIDSFDLVPIPKKSNKKKKRFLFFTF; encoded by the coding sequence ATGAAAAAATTAATTTCAATAATGATGATATTTGTATTTCTTTCTTCTTTATTCATATCTGATGTAAGAGCATTTGAATTGCCTTTTTTTAAAAAAAGTCACAAAAAGGTAGAAAAGCTCACACCTGCTCAACTTTCCGATACTGGATTTTTCGGCTTTGTGCTTAGCAAAGAAACTTTTGACCCCATACCAAACGCAACCATCAAATTTGATAATGAAGAAATATTCTCTTCTGATAGAGGATTTTTTACCGTACAGGGCATTAAACCCGGCAAATACAAACTATATGTCAGCGCACCCGGATACAAACCGTTAAAAAGGACTATAGAGGTTAAAGCAGGAACCTATAATCAGATTGATTCATTTGATCTCGTTCCCATACCAAAGAAGTCTAATAAAAAGAAAAAGAGATTCTTATTCTTTACCTTTTAA
- a CDS encoding Ppx/GppA phosphatase family protein, which yields MDNNDNSHLCLKEESKLEKKIIGIIDIGANFVKAHIAQRKEDRLFETIEDIKKPLSIGKDTFSIGRISNTILLQLTKILKELKEVFKTYEVQETLVFASTAIREAKNCDLVIERIKIATDLDIKLIETIEESFYKYQYMKRHDCYLRLFGNKSVLIFDIGSGGLSLMIVDGDRLKYASNLEIGSLKLRALLSNLERETLDFADILDEFIESKMHTISQEIKNYKIDFAIGLGGESKVIYNLIFKEEPPRDISNISKEKLLKFYSEIKDKTTINLVEDYNLIPPVANVLLPSTIIFKKIIDILELEEVGIMGFSFRSAVANSILIDEEDLYEDDILSVSESIAKKYSRDVNISKRMLRFAVSIFEHTKDYHAMGEKEKLLLKVACILHDVGKVIDVNDPGEHSYSIINSVKIPGLSCEERDIIANSVKIYQKKDPDEKDCSFNCKTIKDRLTITKIAAILKLSNALDSSQKGKIHDIKLDIEDHYLIFRAMTREDILLEKWHFNNEAIFFRRIFGLIPILKVV from the coding sequence ATGGATAACAATGACAACAGTCACTTATGTCTTAAAGAAGAGTCAAAATTAGAAAAAAAAATAATTGGCATTATTGACATTGGGGCAAACTTTGTTAAAGCACATATAGCCCAAAGGAAAGAAGATAGACTTTTTGAAACTATAGAAGATATAAAAAAACCTCTTTCAATCGGAAAGGATACATTTTCAATAGGTAGAATCTCTAATACAATACTACTTCAATTAACAAAGATTCTCAAAGAACTAAAAGAAGTATTTAAGACCTACGAAGTTCAGGAAACGTTGGTTTTTGCTTCCACAGCTATAAGGGAGGCAAAAAATTGCGATCTGGTAATAGAAAGAATAAAAATAGCCACAGATTTGGATATCAAATTAATAGAGACAATCGAAGAATCGTTTTATAAATATCAGTACATGAAAAGGCATGATTGTTATCTAAGACTATTTGGTAACAAATCTGTTTTAATTTTTGATATTGGTTCTGGCGGTTTGTCGTTGATGATAGTGGATGGAGATAGGCTCAAATATGCTTCTAATCTTGAAATTGGATCTCTTAAACTAAGAGCGTTGCTTTCTAACCTCGAAAGAGAGACTCTCGATTTTGCTGACATATTGGATGAATTTATTGAAAGCAAGATGCATACCATTTCTCAGGAAATTAAAAACTACAAGATAGACTTTGCAATTGGACTTGGAGGAGAAAGCAAAGTAATTTACAATCTAATTTTCAAAGAAGAACCACCAAGAGATATCAGCAATATCAGTAAAGAAAAATTGCTAAAATTTTATAGCGAAATAAAGGACAAAACAACAATTAATCTTGTAGAAGATTACAATCTGATACCTCCGGTAGCAAACGTACTCTTGCCCTCAACAATAATATTCAAAAAGATAATAGACATCTTAGAACTTGAAGAAGTAGGAATAATGGGCTTTTCTTTCAGAAGTGCAGTAGCAAACTCAATACTAATAGATGAAGAGGACTTATATGAAGACGATATTTTAAGCGTTTCAGAAAGCATCGCAAAAAAATACTCAAGGGACGTCAATATATCAAAAAGGATGTTAAGGTTCGCGGTTTCAATATTTGAACACACTAAAGATTACCATGCAATGGGAGAAAAAGAAAAGCTTCTTCTAAAGGTGGCATGTATCTTACACGATGTAGGTAAAGTCATTGACGTAAACGATCCAGGAGAACACTCATACAGCATTATAAATTCTGTAAAAATTCCAGGACTTAGCTGTGAGGAAAGAGATATTATTGCAAACTCAGTGAAAATATACCAAAAGAAAGACCCAGATGAAAAGGATTGTTCATTTAATTGCAAGACAATCAAAGATAGGCTAACGATTACTAAAATCGCGGCCATACTAAAACTTTCAAATGCCCTCGATTCCTCACAAAAAGGGAAGATTCACGACATAAAACTTGACATTGAGGATCACTATTTAATATTTAGAGCCATGACTCGAGAAGATATATTGCTTGAAAAGTGGCACTTTAATAATGAAGCCATATTTTTTAGAAGGATTTTTGGTCTTATTCCTATACTTAAGGTGGTTTAG